A window from Zonotrichia albicollis isolate bZonAlb1 unplaced genomic scaffold, bZonAlb1.hap1 Scaffold_185, whole genome shotgun sequence encodes these proteins:
- the LOC141727682 gene encoding uncharacterized protein LOC141727682, with amino-acid sequence MPKNKNHIKLKITTKNPLKPSKKNPQKFQRAGADSPPGPDLPGRAGGGGGAAPPPQDLGGLPEPAPPPAPPLPGPAPPAPAPPRGRHPDKEFTVQIKDEEGLKLTFQKHRLGPNGAQRAPNPPKKNSKKLVELELRCLEGLRDPPGDPEGAMGAPPPHRGDNPEFGDPRLHPFVEQRREKWHRKKFIPSPPSGLDLSKMVALMGGGASGTGGVASPSLAPPPRFRPEAEEEAEAGSGCCPLLADPMLPPTSDSD; translated from the exons atgcccaaaaataaaaaccatatAAAGCTCAAAATAACCACCAAAAACCCCCtaaaaccctccaaaaaaaacccacaaaaattcCAAA GAGCGGGCGCTGATTCGCCGCCTGGACCTGATCTGCCGGGCCGTGCTggcggcgggggaggggccgccccccccccccaggactTGGGGGGGCTCCCGgagccggccccgcccccggccccgcccctgccaggccccgcccccccggccccggccccgccccgcggccgCCACCCGGACAAGGAGTTCACCGTGCAGATCAAGGAC GAGGAAGGGCTCAAATTGACCTTCCAGAAGCATCGGCTGGGGCCCAACGGGGCCCAACGGGCGCCCAACCCTCCcaagaaaaacagcaagaaacTGGTGGAg CTGGAGCTGCGCTGCCTCGAGGGGCTCCGGGACCCCCCGGGAGACCCTGAGGGCGCCATGGGGGCCCCTCCTCCCCACCGCGGAGACAACCCCGAATTCGGGGACCCCCGGCTGCACCCG TTCGTGGAGCAGCGACGGGAAAAGTGGCACCGGAAAAAG ttcaTCCCCTCCCCCCCCTCAGGATTGGACCTTTCCAAGATGGTGGCGTTGATGGGGGGCGGAGCCAGCGGCACAGGGGGCGTGGCCTCTCCCTCCTTAGCCCCGCCCCCGCGCTTCCGGCCGGAAGCAGAAGAGGAAGCGGAAGCAGGAAGTGGGTGCTGCCCCCTGCTGGCCGACCCCATGCTGCCGCCCACTTCCGACTCGGATTAA